CCACTTTTCCGCCGTCGTTTCGAGCGATGCACGGGGGTATGCGGTCATTATTCCCAAAAAAATAGCCCGTCTTTCAGTTACCCGCCACCGCATAAAACGCAGGGTATTCGCGGCACTCCGGACCCTT
The Candidatus Paceibacterota bacterium DNA segment above includes these coding regions:
- a CDS encoding ribonuclease P protein component: HFSAVVSSDARGYAVIIPKKIARLSVTRHRIKRRVFAALRTLPLPPAVIIFPKSSAGSVSYEDTKKEIAALFAKLH